GGCGCTACGCACACTAATTCGGTTCGCGCGAGAAAAAATGGGGAGAGCCGTTTACGGACTCACAATTGGTTATCTCGGAGCGACTGttatccgcccctatgacgtcacgagtgccagttTCCTATCAGCTGACGGTACCGTCCCTTAGACAGTGAGACGAATGTTAGAGGTTTATAGATAGTATATATGCAAGTCATGAAGCACTGGGCAGAAGCGAGAAAGGCTCTTAGCTCTACGTAGCCCTCTATTGGCGGAGTGTGGGAAGCTACCTtcacaaataattaaatcgaataattgaataattccaTTTTTGCGAATCAATCCAATTTCGTTTCTGTCGAGATCCGCAGTTTTTGAATTTCCATTCCTCGTTAAACGAAAATGCAGAGCTTACGTGTCATAAAAGAGCTCGTTGCTAGTGTCAATCACTATCTGCCCGCAATAATTgctcaaaaataaaattgttatatgcGATATCAGAATTAGTAGTGGAACTATTACTCCGGCCAGCTGCTGGCTTTTCGTAAGTATCACACAAACCTGTTGAACATAAAAGAAAAGTAGAATAATTATCAAGTCTGATTCATGGATGTTTCTTAATGAATTGTAGTAACACTCACATTGCACAAATTCAGGGAGAACGAAATGATAACTGTTATgattgttactaaataatgtatCTTCGTAGTGGTTATGAAAGTGTCGTTAATCCTTTGTTGGTGAATTTGTAATGTTTCCGTGCGTTCACGAACgttaaaacgaaattaatgaaatacattGTATAACAATTATGAAATACGCTTTGTCGATACAGTcctcatttttaaatgaatatactAACCTAATGGCGCGCTGGTGTATGTCCATAGTTGtacgaatatttaatagttgGGACGTAACTGATGTCGTTACATTGTGAAGTTTGGTTTGTAGTTGGTAACTGGAGATGTAAGAAATAGctgatactttattttattgttgaaagTTCAAACAAGACAGTTTTAAAATATAGACAACCACTGATAATAAACTGCTACAGTATTATACTTGCAGGctttcttaaaaaaaattttttaacttGCTACTTAGTTAGAAAATTAGGACGTATCGAAGTACAtgtataaatttgataaaaggcaatttatttagattatatTTATGCATAATGTTATATTCAGTACTTCGACATGAAAATGGTGAAACAAGATTTCTATGTGATTTTCATACTATAAATATGATTATTCAGCTGTGAGAAAAACGTCAGTATAAGGgcaattaaaatcaaatatatcgaATAAAGTTTATCTAAAAGTGTCCgaaatatattctaatttatACAAACCGTTTTTGTAGAAACGAACAAAGTTCCTATATACATCTATTTATCGAATCGTTAAAATAATGTCACACATCaatgttatgaaatataatgtaaGATTCATAGATGTAAGTatgatatacaaatttttaccAACGTAAATTTGCGAACAGTATGTTGAACATACgctgtaatttttaataatccgCTTATGTAGTAGGCAGTGACGTTGACCAGTGATTCTGATGCTAACACACAAAATGCACCAACcacaaatacaattaaaatctgCATTAACATCCCAACGGTTATTAAGCCTGCCTCGTTATGATAAAATCCACAATATCGAAGATATTCGACGTGATATTTCTGTACTGCCATTATAGGAATCACtgttattatcattgttatCGATACTGCAGACAATATATCTAAAATCGGGAATCATTGTAGGAAATGAATTGGCACGAAAACTGTGGAATAAAACATGTTATTTTTTgcatattaatttctaaattatttgtgtgcagaaattacaatttaatttgccATTTCATTATGATCGTTTTAAACAGGTATTTGTTAAACGTCCTTACATAAGTAACACTTAAACAAATCTCTCGACTTTCCCATGCGTTCTATTAAAAAATCTATTTCGATTGTATCTTTAAATGTCttcaaatcattttctatagatgtaaatatcatttttatctaaaaccaaatgaaaagaaattcatAAGGTTATAATGTTACAATTTAATAGCTATAGCATTTGTGGTACGCACGATTATCGCGCAACCGAAAAAACTACCACGCGTAACTTACCATTGGGAATCCTCGAATTAAAGCAAAGTATCGCAAAGCGAATAGAATCATCGGACAGCTAAATGATAGTGTCTTAAGTACATTTTCTAAAGTCTTTTCTGCGTTTGTCAGAGAtgaatactgaaaaatatttcatttatttttaaaaaaaaacgataTCTGTCAGTACAGTTGGTCAGAAATGTGCAACAAGGAGAAATGTTATGGTTCCTCGAGTAAAAACAAATTGGTAATCTTCACTGAAGCACAATGTTTCATATgcaatattttacagaatttgtCGCCCTCGTTTACTATTGTTTTTGAGTTTTTCTACTAACTATATTACGTAGAAACAGACAAATTTATTCtagacaataaatttttctatctttcattgtttattttcaaaccACTAAATCTACcgatataagtataaatatttatcacctGAATCACTATACAGCTGATCGTAAGTATCAAAATAACGAGTCTTTTAATCTTGGATCGAATAGTATCGTGATAGGGCCAGAGGCCAAGaatgtacaataatttaaagtagGTGTAGTGCACATTTTGAAACTCTTCCATTTTGCCGGGTACCAAAGAACATCTGCAAGGGAAACCAAGGCAATGTCATAGTATGTACACTCCGATACCATATTTTATTCATGGCTAATTATCGCTACTGAAAGGTTACAAGACAGGTGTCTAAGCCATGATCGTTGATAATACGTTAAGGAATAATTGTAAATGTTATACGAATGCTTAATGTTAAGGCTATGTTCCAGAAGGTAGTTGTTTGTCATTTCATGTAACAGACAGGTCTACAAATTTACTTACTTTTAAATGTTCTTTCTACTTTTTTTTCCTATTACAGTCTTCCTGTCTTTATtctatttccatttttattctgGTAGTTACAGTTCGTTGTTTCATGGGGTAGCACATTGACCAAcgttgtatgaaaattcaaatgaattctagtttgatatcgtttcaaATTTTCCTGAATTGTTTGATAGCTGaactatgtatgtatgtatgtatatcgtTTTTCATTTGCAAAATATCTATCGTTGAATGTGAATTAAATTGTGAGTTCATGAATCTATAATTCATTGATGAATCGTTTATAcactttttttttacattatctaTTTGATCTTTTTTAGATCTTATCCTGATTCTGCTACttcgttttttaaaaatacgtgtaaaacatagttttatttttcatttttagtatAGCTTTGAAAGCTCccttcattaattaataaaaagtttatttctGCAGTATTATGTACCATAAACGCCATTTCCAACGTTTAAATATGCGCGCTTTATAAGTTTGTAACTGATCACAGGTATCTTCAGTGTCACAACAGAGTTACCATGACAACCGTGAGTTGTCTTCAATAGCAAACGTCAAACAATTCATTTGGGTACAAGTTGTGTGGTTATAACAGTGGCAATTGATAAGATAAAGTGGAAAAATGGGTCGGACGGATTGGGAACGAATATTAACTGCAGATCCATCGTCATTGACGGATGATGATATGGAGGATTTATATCCTACTATAATCAGTTGCGACGTCGATGAGATTGGTGATGTACATAACCTACGAACGCTGATGAAACTTTCTCAAGAAATTCTGCAGTATAAAGATAATCAAGTAAGaataagtattcaatattttccttgattaaaataatattgattgattattttttCTGATATTCGTGTACTACTTgcttattaatagaaaatttatcCCTAATTTTCTTGTGATATTTTCTTATTGACTGTAGTAGACTGCTTTAATAGTTTACATGAATTCATTTTTGAGTAAAActatgtttcaaatattaatattttcctgtTAGGTAGAATCGTTACTTTTAGAATGCAGTGAATTAAAACAAAGTATTTCTTCTATGAAACCTGAACCTGCTAAGCGTAAAAAGAaaggtaatatttatattgcatttcaaacgaaaatgaatatttggtTATTGCTTTTACCaagtattcaataattatattaattgtcaattaaaatattataaaaatgatttgatGTTTCATCATATAGAATGGGATACAGCTAGTATACAACATGAAACCAATGATTTATCTAAAGTAAGACATTCCATTAATTGTGTAATAAGTGTTTactgataatatttttaatacaaaggTTTATGTAATCATTTTAAGCATTTGGATACACCAGATAACAGTGAATTGcaagggaaaaataaaaaaataaaaattctaatgttAGAATTAGAGGTAAGTGTAGGTGATAAGGGAGTATTAGTAAAATGGTTAGTGCATTTTATTTGTACCGCTTGTAGAATTTAGAAAAGGACAATGTTATTTTGAAAGAACAATTGACAACATTAACTAGAGAGATGGAGGATGCTACACAAAAAATGAACGAAATGACAGAAGAGTTGTCTTCTGCACGAATTAAATCTGTAGAATATAAAGGTTGCTAAATATGATTCTGTTTAATCGTAGTGATAGTatgtatagtaaaattataagaaattctCTTTTTAGATAGGATATCTTACTTAGAACATGAAAATGCTGCATTAGTTATTCAAATTGAGGAGGTGACTGCTCAACAAATAGATAGGGATAGAGTGATAGATGAATTTGGTACTGCGATTGATGCTAGAATTAATGAATGGAAGGTATAAGatgtgattttttaaatgagtaGTCAATGGAAGTTAATAGCCTTCATATGctcataagaaaattaattaggCTGTACTAGATGAGAAAGATGCAGAAATTCAACGACTGCAAGAAAATATATCACAAACATTTATGCAATCAGTGGTCTCCGCTCAAGAGCAGAATAAATCTGAAATAGTTCATTTAAATGAGGAAATAGACTGTCGTGATAAAATTATAACTGAATTAAAAGCAAAGCTTTCAGAAGCTGTTGTGGAAATTAACGAAAGTGCCACActgattgaaaaattaaaagtagaTGCCCAAAAGtatgtacataatttttaacgaaaaataaaaataataatagtagagATTCATTTATAGATAtcttattaatctttttatatagagttGGAAAGAATAGCAAAAGAAAAGAGGtcaaagatttattaaaaagacTGCAAGATGCAAACGAACAAGTATCCAAactgcaaatgaaattaatagagaCAGAGGAAGATGCTAATTCAAAGAGTAGTAAAGTCAGTTTCTTATGTATTTAATACTTGACAATTACTATCACAATTTGTTTACTAACATTTCGATATAGTTGTGTGAGGTATTagcaacattaaaaaaatatgaggACGAAAATGAAGGATTAACAGATGccttaaacgaaataaaagagTTGAAAACTGATCTGAGGGATAAAAATGAACATATAagggaattaataaatatcgtcAACAAATTAGGAATGTTAAATTCTTATCAAGAAATGGAAATTATAACTCTTAGGTAAATGTATAGTGTCCCTTCCCGTTATcgaactttattatattttaacgaTACGATCTTTAGAGAAAAGCTAGGAATCCCAGAAGACGAATCAGTATCGATACAGCATATTTTAGAGAAACGAAAGCGTGAAGCTAAAAAATTAGAGGAGCTCATGCAACAGAATAAAATGCTCGTCGAAGAAAATTTAGAATTGAAGTCAGACGTAAGAATTCAATATGTATAATTAGTGAATTTTTATCTTCCAATCAAAATATATGATCTATGCAAGGCTTCCTTTTTCTAGATAAGAGTGTTAAAGTACAAACTAAGTAAAACTTCCAAAGATTTCGATTTTTCGTGTAGTGAAGTCGATGGTAGCACCGAGTTTCTCCATTCGACGAAACTGCTGGAGTCTGATTCTAAATTACCGTATAATAAGACAAAACTGTCTGCGTTGCAACAGAACTTGGAACTGGTTATAGAAGAAAACGAAGCTCTTAGAACGGGCATGCACGAAATTTTGGACTGTATCCGTAACCAAGACGGTGAATTTCCGCTAATTTTAACGGTACTTTATCGATGCActgttttcttctttctgttcACCCAAACAATTCATTCTCCAATTTCTGACTATCTTTAATTCACACAAAAACTATGAAACACACGTATACTAACCACGTTTGCGTTTTATTAAGCTTGTCGGAAAATTCTGTCTATATTTTCTCTGGATCGTGAATACTTATATCAATTTCGAATTACATAGACTATTTTATATAtgtcatatttttaaaaaattgtgatacttaatattataatattaattttgttttctcatCACCTACAATCAAGCATTGTAAGTGACAGGACATTCCCTCAGTCCTCGTACATTAAATCGATATAAATACTCATCGCTAGATTCGTACATAAGCAGTTTACAGTCCAacacttaattatttaatacctCAGGTAAAAGCTTAGTCGAAATACAATCTAGTACATTAGAAAGACTACTGGAAGCATTAGATGTGAGACATTTGGCTGGCTGGTACCATCCAGCAATGAGATTACAGGAACACCTAAACGTTGTGCAAGGCACTAACTCAGAATTAAGAGTGCAACTCAAATTGCTGAggtatacaaatgaaatattaaatatttccagtaactATCCCCATTTCTAGCTCCACTTTATAGATTATTGTAATTTGTACAGTTTATTACTCTAGTTTCTAAACTGAAATTAAAACAGTTATTGTTTCAACATACTAACTCtctttattatacaaataatttcacAACATCTGTAGTTACCAAAGTTTCGTTCAAAATTGTCGTAACTCTCGAAAACTGTTGAAAATTTGCaatcttaatttatgcaagaggtTTTAATGACAAATCCTATGtaacaagagaaataaaaataaagttaataaaaataatgttgcgtacccaaaatatttaatcgaacTGTCAAATGGATTCAAGTGAAAGGATCGAACTAATTGCAGAAAGGAACTGCAAAGGAAGGACAGCATACTGCAAACCTTAGCATTGAACAAAGACACGAGCATCGAGAAAATATACGCGGAGGAGTTGGATAATGAAAAGATAGCGGTGTATCTAAACGAGACGAAGCAGTTGCAGGAGGCTTATGAAAACGAAGCTGAAGAATGGAGCAGACAAAAAGACTCGTTGACTCAGCAGAACGAGGAATTAACGAGTGAGATCGAGAAGTTAAAATTACAGCTCGAAGTTTATGAACAGACTATGAAGGTTTTGGAGGAAGGGGAAGACGAGATTCGAAAAGCATTCGTTGTTAAAACCAGAGAATACGTTGAAGCTGCCGGCGAGTTAATTGTCGTGCAAAGAAAAAACAACGCTTTTCAGCAGCTGCTAAACAAAGAGACTGCGAAAGTGTATCGGGAGCAAAAAGAAGCCATAAAGAACGAAACCAACTTAAGAAAATCTCTCGCAGATGCTAGTAAGCACAATAAGATCCTCGAACGTGAGATTTCGACGTTGCAGAGTAATCTATCGAACTCTATCAGCAAGGCGGCATACAACGAGTTGAACGAGAAGCACGAGGAACTGAGTATACGATTGCGAGATTTACTAGAAAATAGCATTGTGTTGCAAAACGATAAAGAAGTGCAAGTCTTGAGAAAAGAATTAGACCTGATGAAGCAAGAGAAGGATCAGATCATCGAGCTTCTGAAGAAGGAAGTTGTTTTCGAGAACGAGGAAGATTTGACCAGTCAGTTGAAGGAAGCTAAGGCAAATGAGTTGCTAGAGAAGCAACGCGCTGACCATGTGACTAGTTTGCACGAGATCTTGCAAGTCCAGTTGTCGAAGTGCGAAGAGAATGTTAAAGAGCTGGCTACGGCGAAGTCTGAACTACAGGAGCAGTTAATTATACTTCACAAGAGGCTGTCGAAAGAGATGTCTTTCGAGAATTCTGAAACATTAAGCGACAATAGAGTACAGGAATTGAAGGATAATAACGAAGAACTGAAGCTGGAGATCGAGAACCTGAAGAAGTTGCTTCAGATTTCTCAAGACGAGGCTGAGAAGCAATACTCGCTGAACTCGTTGAAGATCCTGGAGTTGGACAGTCTGAGGCATCAGATTCTGGACTTGCAAGCGATCAGCGAGGACAAAGCGACCATTTCAAGGCTGGACTTCGAATTGTCGAGCAAAAAAGTGATGGAGATGGAATTGAACGCGCAGAAAGTACAGCTCGAGAACGAAGTGACGTGTATGCAGGTGGAATTGGAGAAATTGAGAAAGACGTGTGAAGGATTGCGTAGTTATGTTCAAGATTGCCGGAAACAGTGCGAAAGTCGATGCAGGTGATGATAGCTTTACAGAATTTCAGCTCCCTCTAAGCAGTGTTTGATCCAATTGCAATCAAGTTCGTtttttttgtaatgtttattcTTGGTAGATTATGTTCGCAAATTTCATggtaaattttagtaaaattgaTATCATTGGGTTGCAAAATGAAAGCTTAAATAATATCCTgcaattatattaattcgaataaaatttaacgtaaaaatgtttttattaaataatgaggATTACTTTCCAGTAATTTTGaacaataaattatcttttGCCAATTTAGTATTTTTCAATTAGCGAAGCATATTCCACTATTTAATGTTTACAATTTTTGAATCGCTGAGGAgttattattagaaatgaaaCTTGAGATTTTAAACTCTCAAGGTaacaattagaatttatttgcaGAATGTATATAGATGTTATGGGATTCCTGCAGAATCAATATGCAGGTTGCACTTCAATCAGTGCTCTCGACAGAATAACATTGTTATCCTCCAAATTGAAGGACGAGCGACAGACTATTGATTCTGAATTAGCGAACGCGAAAGAGTGCCACGAGAACGCTAAATTGCAACAGGAAATGCTAATAAACCGTTTGCAGATTGTCGAAAGCTTGAAAGATATTTTGGAACAACAAATCGGAAGTAACAGTGTTCAGGATATTATGCAGCATTTTTCAGAGTATTCGCAGTACACTTTGAACGTACGTTCCAAACTTTATATTCTTATTGAGAATATTCTGCAATCATTAAAGATCGTTAATGTtactatttcatattatttttggTCAACTTTTTTAACAACTAGTTAAAAAGttaattagatttttatatattttaaaaattaaaaaaactgtcTTCcccaaaacaaattttatatgaCAATACGTTAATCCATTTTctaatctagttttatatataaaactatgttatacgtcattgaaattcattttaagactatactcttctttctttttctttcactgtaaagaattacttttaaattacaaGTACTCAATCGAATAATTCATCAGGATTTCAAGTACAAACGAAAAATAACTCGACTAGAGAACCAGTTACAAGTTGCCAGAAATAAATTCACGGAATACGAGTCTCTTATAACTAGCATGGAACACGAAATGATACGAATTCAAAGAGCTTGGGGTAAGACTCAAGATCAGCAATTGAAAATCGATACGCACAACACGGGAACGAGTCCGGTATCACCCGAGAACAAGCATGAATCGGTACAAGCAACGACAGTTACCAAATCAGACGAAGTACAAACAGATCCGTACACGTGTTGCTTGGAAAAGAAGACCACTAGTGAGATGGAGGTACAAACAACTCCGCCAAGAAACATCGATCTCGAAGAAGAACCGCATTCACAGAAAAACAAACTTGACCAGACTGAGAAAACCAATCATACAGATCCAGAAATGGACCAAAAggaaacaaaagagaaaaggCAAACCATAGGAGAATCTaaagaagaaatcgaaaatgaaCAAGAAATATCCTCGCTCCGTGGTCAATTGAATCAAGCTCTAAAATTAGCTTCCGATCGATCTGCGGAAATAGTGAAATGCGAATTGCAAATAGCAGAGTATCGGGCGAAGGTAGAATCATTTACCAGGACAATAGAGAACAAGGATCTACAATTGAAGCAAAAAGAAAAGCTACTGGAGGAGTGTAGCAAGCAAGCCCCTCAACTGGAGCTCACTAGTACGGAGAGCAGCGACAAGCTAGCTTTAAAGTCGACGATAAATAGTCTGCAGCAGTTGATAGGAAAGAAAGAGGAGACCATAGCCAGGTACCAGAGCCTACTGAAAGAGGACAGAGACGAGCATAGCAAAGCTGCGGCCCGCTTGCAGGAGGAAATCAGGAGCTTGCATTGTCGTGTCCAGTCCATGCAGGCGGAGGCTCATAAGGTTGCAACGCGAAATGGTAGCGGAGCCACCGAGTCGGAGAAGTTGACTAATGGTAACGTGGAAGATACTGTGCCAAGAGTCGAAGTCAAGAGCAACGTTATGCAGACGGAGGAGATCGCGCGGCTGAGTGAAAAAGTCTCGACTCTCGAAGCGGATCTGAACACCACGAGAGAGTTGAGCGATCGGTGGCATTTATTGGCCGAGGAAAGACTGAAGCACATGGACCGCATGAGGGAGAGGTGAGTTGCAACTTTATAGAAGCGTTATGTAGATTAGGTCAATTCAGACTTGGGCTAAGTTTGTAAAATAAGGTAATATACCAAGCATTTTTTGCTATGGTCTACTAGAGGTAGCTATCTATTTTTCTATCAAGGCTTTGAAAGATGAAACAAGATaagagatattataaatatttatgtatctatttattttgatttttctttgtttatttgtttcattgtaTTGCACATAAAAGTTCTTTCACGTGTATGCTCATATTATGGTGTTAATGGAACTGTTGAgcatgttatttaaaataaataaaatagttcgaagatatgcaaacaaattatttgtttgGAATTTCTTTTGAGGGAATTCAATTTGAAAGTTTGTTGGCTATATTTGCTAATAGGTTTATTGTCAGTAGTTAATGTACAGAGATTATTCGTATAAGATTGTAATTCAATGTATAAGAATGATAAAAGTGAAGGTACGACTTTACGCGGTTCGATGCAACGTTCCTCTCGTATCAGAACGCTTCCTAAGTATCGTTGCTCCTTACCAGACTCGAAGAGCAACACAAAAGTGAATTGGAAAGTTACCGTGGTGAACTAAAAAAGTGGCAATCCGAAGCTGACATGCTGCGCAAACAGTTGTCCGAGAATCGCATGTTGCTGACGAAGGGAAACATTTCTTTGATGAAGGAACTACAGGAAAAGGAAGACAAGATTCACGAACTGAGTCTCACCTGTCAGCAGCTCCAGGTATTG
This genomic window from Nomia melanderi isolate GNS246 chromosome 9, iyNomMela1, whole genome shotgun sequence contains:
- the Cep290 gene encoding centrosomal protein 290kDa isoform X1 — translated: MGRTDWERILTADPSSLTDDDMEDLYPTIISCDVDEIGDVHNLRTLMKLSQEILQYKDNQVESLLLECSELKQSISSMKPEPAKRKKKEWDTASIQHETNDLSKHLDTPDNSELQGKNKKIKILMLELENLEKDNVILKEQLTTLTREMEDATQKMNEMTEELSSARIKSVEYKDRISYLEHENAALVIQIEEVTAQQIDRDRVIDEFGTAIDARINEWKAVLDEKDAEIQRLQENISQTFMQSVVSAQEQNKSEIVHLNEEIDCRDKIITELKAKLSEAVVEINESATLIEKLKVDAQKVGKNSKRKEVKDLLKRLQDANEQVSKLQMKLIETEEDANSKSSKLCEVLATLKKYEDENEGLTDALNEIKELKTDLRDKNEHIRELINIVNKLGMLNSYQEMEIITLREKLGIPEDESVSIQHILEKRKREAKKLEELMQQNKMLVEENLELKSDIRVLKYKLSKTSKDFDFSCSEVDGSTEFLHSTKLLESDSKLPYNKTKLSALQQNLELVIEENEALRTGMHEILDCIRNQDGKSLVEIQSSTLERLLEALDVRHLAGWYHPAMRLQEHLNVVQGTNSELRVQLKLLRKELQRKDSILQTLALNKDTSIEKIYAEELDNEKIAVYLNETKQLQEAYENEAEEWSRQKDSLTQQNEELTSEIEKLKLQLEVYEQTMKVLEEGEDEIRKAFVVKTREYVEAAGELIVVQRKNNAFQQLLNKETAKVYREQKEAIKNETNLRKSLADASKHNKILEREISTLQSNLSNSISKAAYNELNEKHEELSIRLRDLLENSIVLQNDKEVQVLRKELDLMKQEKDQIIELLKKEVVFENEEDLTSQLKEAKANELLEKQRADHVTSLHEILQVQLSKCEENVKELATAKSELQEQLIILHKRLSKEMSFENSETLSDNRVQELKDNNEELKLEIENLKKLLQISQDEAEKQYSLNSLKILELDSLRHQILDLQAISEDKATISRLDFELSSKKVMEMELNAQKVQLENEVTCMQVELEKLRKTCEGLRSYVQDCRKQCESRCRMYIDVMGFLQNQYAGCTSISALDRITLLSSKLKDERQTIDSELANAKECHENAKLQQEMLINRLQIVESLKDILEQQIGSNSVQDIMQHFSEYSQYTLNDFKYKRKITRLENQLQVARNKFTEYESLITSMEHEMIRIQRAWGKTQDQQLKIDTHNTGTSPVSPENKHESVQATTVTKSDEVQTDPYTCCLEKKTTSEMEVQTTPPRNIDLEEEPHSQKNKLDQTEKTNHTDPEMDQKETKEKRQTIGESKEEIENEQEISSLRGQLNQALKLASDRSAEIVKCELQIAEYRAKVESFTRTIENKDLQLKQKEKLLEECSKQAPQLELTSTESSDKLALKSTINSLQQLIGKKEETIARYQSLLKEDRDEHSKAAARLQEEIRSLHCRVQSMQAEAHKVATRNGSGATESEKLTNGNVEDTVPRVEVKSNVMQTEEIARLSEKVSTLEADLNTTRELSDRWHLLAEERLKHMDRMRERLEEQHKSELESYRGELKKWQSEADMLRKQLSENRMLLTKGNISLMKELQEKEDKIHELSLTCQQLQNEVELMESASRSQRAITQAESESKVHEITQTINLREQSQHVDAVRKQLQSSLEKEKAYKQEICDLKQQLSRRYMAVKAQERKASQRETQLENKVKTLETELEKAKAQLDREYLAQEAKKVKTAEELSLWEKQKKWQQTAEKLKEKLKDKTEEYKKLLSNYEKLRSVVTCMEREKWYLKSKLKMEHGIIAGGLSARPPQQNVMEDLQKECHILRDRIKELTDRLENEDNEKLLLKIEEQKRRIAALEVISQGSNCVATPLEKLEMTKDILEKMNLALESENFELRLELEKANADTPRLREKVEHLEKYIKLLKVEQSSDSTPRLLDKELQEYSAKKSNLEMEKTIFTLKRIIEKLQMENKRLRVGSKKNHVIHQGKLSGRQSDSLLQKQYEEAQKRVVALEADLQLAEQRLAALQAVQREDENGEVKVLREQLSHKSELLDKMKHLLSRAALNEKTLRQRVQQLESRQALSTIPECYVAPPSPE
- the Cep290 gene encoding centrosomal protein 290kDa isoform X3; this encodes MGRTDWERILTADPSSLTDDDMEDLYPTIISCDVDEIGDVHNLRTLMKLSQEILQYKDNQVESLLLECSELKQSISSMKPEPAKRKKKEWDTASIQHETNDLSKHLDTPDNSELQGKNKKIKILMLELENLEKDNVILKEQLTTLTREMEDATQKMNEMTEELSSARIKSVEYKDRISYLEHENAALVIQIEEVTAQQIDRDRVIDEFGTAIDARINEWKAVLDEKDAEIQRLQENISQTFMQSVVSAQEQNKSEIVHLNEEIDCRDKIITELKAKLSEAVVEINESATLIEKLKVDAQKVGKNSKRKEVKDLLKRLQDANEQVSKLQMKLIETEEDANSKSSKLCEVLATLKKYEDENEGLTDALNEIKELKTDLRDKNEHIRELINIVNKLGMLNSYQEMEIITLREKLGIPEDESVSIQHILEKRKREAKKLEELMQQNKMLVEENLELKSDIRVLKYKLSKTSKDFDFSCSEVDGSTEFLHSTKLLESDSKLPYNKTKLSALQQNLELVIEENEALRTGMHEILDCIRNQDGKSLVEIQSSTLERLLEALDVRHLAGWYHPAMRLQEHLNVVQGTNSELRVQLKLLRKELQRKDSILQTLALNKDTSIEKIYAEELDNEKIAVYLNETKQLQEAYENEAEEWSRQKDSLTQQNEELTSEIEKLKLQLEVYEQTMKVLEEGEDEIRKAFVVKTREYVEAAGELIVVQRKNNAFQQLLNKETAKVYREQKEAIKNETNLRKSLADASKHNKILEREISTLQSNLSNSISKAAYNELNEKHEELSIRLRDLLENSIVLQNDKEVQVLRKELDLMKQEKDQIIELLKKEVVFENEEDLTSQLKEAKANELLEKQRADHVTSLHEILQVQLSKCEENVKELATAKSELQEQLIILHKRLSKEMSFENSETLSDNRVQELKDNNEELKLEIENLKKLLQISQDEAEKQYSLNSLKILELDSLRHQILDLQAISEDKATISRLDFELSSKKVMEMELNAQKVQLENEVTCMQVELEKLRKTCEGLRSYVQDCRKQCESRCRMYIDVMGFLQNQYAGCTSISALDRITLLSSKLKDERQTIDSELANAKECHENAKLQQEMLINRLQIVESLKDILEQQIGSNSVQDIMQHFSEYSQYTLNDFKYKRKITRLENQLQVARNKFTEYESLITSMEHEMIRIQRAWGKTQDQQLKIDTHNTGTSPVSPENKHESVQATTVTKSDEVQTDPYTCCLEKKTTSEMEVQTTPPRNIDLEEEPHSQKNKLDQTEKTNHTDPEMDQKETKEKRQTIGESKEEIENEQEISSLRGQLNQALKLASDRSAEIVKCELQIAEYRAKVESFTRTIENKDLQLKQKEKLLEECSKQAPQLELTSTESSDKLALKSTINSLQQLIGKKEETIARYQSLLKEDRDEHSKAAARLQEEIRSLHCRVQSMQAEAHKVATRNGSGATESEKLTNGNVEDTVPRVEVKSNVMQTEEIARLSEKVSTLEADLNTTRELSDRWHLLAEERLKHMDRMRERLEEQHKSELESYRGELKKWQSEADMLRKQLSENRMLLTKGNISLMKELQEKEDKIHELSLTCQQLQNEVELMESASRSQRAITQAESESKVHEITQTINLREQSQHVDAVRKQLQSSLEKEKAYKQEICDLKQQLSRRYMAVKAQERKASQRETQLENKVKTLETELEKAKAQLDREYLAQEAKKVKVRVKHRRRTLAMGETEKMATNRREIERETQRQNRGIQKVAF